One part of the Raphanus sativus cultivar WK10039 chromosome 7, ASM80110v3, whole genome shotgun sequence genome encodes these proteins:
- the LOC108816408 gene encoding homeobox-leucine zipper protein HDG10 yields the protein MASSRDSSSSDEHETSLNTSDGDKKIYHRHSNHQIQRLEAYFKECPHPDDSQRLKLGEELKLKPKQIKFWFQNKRTQTKTQSEKADNASLRTENMKIRRENEAMQHALTTVTCPPCGGPPLGQRERSPYLQKLQAQNARFREERDRLSNLVNQSEGHSNPNVNALVYPHGPPLYPPASNNPHVAYGTSSNYLVEPPSLVGEPYSRERINIAQPPQALMPMLLQRFQPPSQMEKMMMTEAMVTAVTEVITLIRTEEQMWIKSSIDGRLIIDQKYYEKTFPKVSHFNSSSARIESSKEVSVIPMDAKNLVNMLLDTEKWANLFSTIVSEAKTIHVLESMDPQRNFSKLMYEQLHILSPLLPPREFMILRCCQQLEEDVWVIADVSYHQVASDFETPACSKRPSGCLIQALPNGHSKVTWIEHVEVNDKVRAHRIYRDLLCGGFGYGARRWTATLERMCERLSLYSVSDFPATDYPGVVGTIDGRKSVMKLGERMLKNFAWILKMPGKAEFPQQNVTNSSGIRIAVRVNEEVGQPAGLIVCAGLSLSLPLAPLQVYNFLKSLEVRHQWDALCQASPVTEVARFVTGTDNKNCVNILKPSSETQNGDLMIIQDSFIDALGGMVVYAPVDLMTALAAFSGNVDPSGIPILPSGFIISSDGRPSAAAELDGGLDDCKTLLTVAFQILATGSTNFDEDQMNEWTTKVHTLVSSTIRRVKGMLNCDDGQ from the exons ATGGCTTCTAGTCGTGATAGCAGTTCAAGTGATGAACATGAGACTTCGCTTAACACAAGCGATGGGGATAAGAAGATTTACCATCGTCACTCTAATCATCAAATTCAAAGGCTCGAAGC gTACTTCAAGGAGTGTCCTCATCCAGACGATTCACAGCGACTTAAATTGGGAGAAGAACTGAAacttaaaccaaaacaaatcaaattttggtttcaaaacaaaagaacacaaacaaaa ACTCAAAGTGAAAAAGCAGACAATGCATCACTTAGAACAgagaatatgaaaataagaCGTGAAAACGAAGCAATGCAACACGCATTGACAACTGTGACTTGCCCTCCATGTGGTGGCCCTCCTCTTGGGCAACGGGAACGCTCACCCTATCTCCAGAAACTCCAGGCACAAAACGCACGTTTCAGAGAAGAG CGTGACAGACTTTCAAATCTGGTGAACCAGAGCGAAGGCCACTCAAACCCTAACGTCAACGCTTTGGTCTATCCCCATGGTCCACCACTATATCCACCAGCTTCCAACAATCCACATGTCGCATATGGGACCTCTTCCAACTATCTCGTGGAGCCACCAAGCTTGGTTGGAGAACCATACTCTCGTGAACGCATAAACATCGCCCAGCCACCTCAGGCGCTAATGCCTATGCTACTGCAACGTTTCCAGCCGCCATCTCAAATGGAGAAAATGATGATGACTGAAGCGATGGTAACTGCCGTGACGGAGGTAATAACTCTGATTCGAACTGAAGAACAAATGTGGATCAAGTCGTCAATCGATGGTAGACTCATCATTGATCAAAAGTACTATGAGAAAACGTTTCCCAAGGTCAGCCATTTCAACAGTTCAAGTGCTCGTATTGAATCTTCCAAAGAAGTTTCGGTGATTCCAATGGATGCCAAAAACTTGGTGAACATGCTTTTAGATACG GAGAAATGGGCGAATCTTTTCTCAACAATTGTGAGTGAAGCTAAAACGATTCACGTGCTGGAATCCATGGATCCACAAAGAAACTTCTCCAAATTG ATGTATGAGCAACTGCACATACTGTCGCCATTGCTGCCACCGAGAGAGTTTATGATCCTAAGATGTTGTCAACAATTGGAGGAAGATGTATGGGTGATTGCTGATGTTTCGTACCATCAAGTAGCCTCGGACTTTGAGACTCCGGCTTGCTCCAAACGTCCTTCCGGTTGTCTCATCCAAGCCTTGCCCAATGGTCACTCTAAG GTGACGTGGATAGAGCACGTGGAAGTAAATGATAAAGTGCGGGCGCATCGGATTTACAGAGACCTCTTATGCGGCGGCTTTGGCTACGGAGCTCGCCGTTGGACCGCTACTCTTGAGAGAATGTGTGAGAGGCTGTCTCTCTACTCAGTCTCTGACTTCCCAGCGACGGACTACCCCGGAG TTGTGGGAACCATAGACGGAAGAAAGAGCGTCATGAAATTAGGAGAAAGAATGTTGAAGAATTTTGCATGGATACTAAAAATGCCTGGAAAAGCCGAATTTCCGCAACAGAATGTAACCAACAGTAGCGGAATTAGAATTGCGGTGCGGGTAAACGAAGAAGTAGGTCAACCGGCCGGTCTCATTGTCTGCGCTGGTTTATCTTTGTCTCTCCCTCTCGCTCCTCTCCAGGTCTACAACTTCCTGAAAAGTCTTGAGGTTCGCCACCAG TGGGACGCTCTCTGCCAAGCGAGTCCGGTCACTGAGGTCGCTCGCTTTGTCACTGGAACAGACAATAAGAATTGTGTGAATATCCTCAAG CCTTCAAGTGAAACACAGAATGGTGACCTGATGATAATACAAGACAGCTTCATAGACGCATTAGGAGGTATGGTGGTCTACGCTCCAGTCGACCTAATGACAGCTCTCGCTGCCTTTTCAGGCAATGTCGACCCTTCAGGCATTCCAATCCTCCCGTccggtttcatcatctccagTGACGGCCGTCCTTCCGCCGCTGCTGAGCTAGACGGTGGCCTCGACGATTGTAAGACGCTCCTCACGGTGGCTTTCCAGATCCTCGCCACTGGTTCGACTAACTTCGATGAAGACCAAATGAATGAATGGACCACCAAAGTCCATACCTTGGTTAGCTCCACTATTCGAAGGGTTAAAGGCATGCTTAACTGCGATGATGGTCAGTGA
- the LOC130497538 gene encoding protein REVEILLE 1: MAPSPLTTNVQSGKTTDKQKKIQSSDQEGNDYAPKVRKPYTITKERERWTDEEHNKFIEALKLHGRAWRRIEEHVGTKTAVQIRSHAQKFFSKVAKEASGGNGSSLEPIVIPPPRPKRKPTHPYPRKLGDQTSRSVSPSERDNGSPTSVLSTVGSSDSHSPNRSLSPVSSASPPPAPPLATTEEELETLVADKSKNLSTKLELFPIEPTKQSLKLFGKTVLVSDSGMSSYCKSPIIQPLPRKLSRSETFPMVIMNPQEKLLSCWIHQQVPSKQEEVENRCSDSEKAVQNEGSSSTGSNTGSVDDTGHTDKSGSEPAETMVCRWELKPSERSAFSELRRTNSESNSRGFGPYKKRKMVIETEEEEQEQIRLCL, from the exons ATGGCGCCGTCTCCGTTGACTACGAATGTTCAG AGTGGCAAGACTACAGATAAGCAGAAGAAGATACAGTCCAGTGACCAAGAGGGAAATGACTATGCACCCAAG gTGAGGAAACCATACAcgataacaaaagaaagagagagatggacTGATGAAGAGCACAATAAGTTTATCGAAGCCTTGAAGCTACATGGGAGAGCATGGAGACGAATTGAAG AACATGTGGGTACAAAGACTGCTGTTCAGATTCGAAGCCATGCTCAGAAGTTTTTCTCCAAg GTTGCTAAAGAAGCATCTGGAGGTAATGGGAGCTCGTTGGAGCCAATCGTGATACCGCCTCCTCGTCCCAAGAGAAAACCCACTCATCCTTACCCACGCAAGCTGGGAGACCAAACAAGCAGATCAGTTTCTCCCTCGGAACGAGACAATGGATCTCCAACCTCTGTCTTGTCCACTGTTGGTTCCTCTGACTCGCATTCACCTAACCGAAGCTTGTCACCGGTTTCCTCTGCATCGCCTCCTCCTGCTCCTCCTCTTGCAACTACTGAAGAAGAGCTTGAGACTCTTGTAGCTGACAAAAGCAAAAACTTATCTACGAAGCTGGAGTTGTTTCCAATAGAACCGACGAAGCAAAGCCTTAAACTATTCGGGAAGACAGTTTTGGTGTCGGATTCAGGCATGTCCTCGTATTGTAAGTCACCTATCATTCAGCCGTTACCAAGGAAACTCTCCAGATCCGAGACATTCCCCATGGTGATAATGAACCCACAAGAGAAACTCCTGAGCTGTTGGATACATCAACAAGTCCCTTCTAAGCAAGAGGAAGTGGAAAACAGATGCTCGGATTCAGAGAAGGCTGTGCAGAACGAAGGATCTTCGTCGACTGGTTCAAACACTGGTTCGGTGGATGATACAGGACACACGGACAAGAGCGGCTCAGAACCAGCGGAAACAATGGTGTGTCGGTGGGAGTTGAAACCAAGCGAGAGGTCTGCGTTTTCTGAGCTCAGAAGAACGAACTCTGAGTCTAACTCAAGAGGGTTTGGTCCATACAAGAAGAGAAAAATGGTTATAgagacagaagaagaagaacaagaacagaTACGCCTCTGCTTATAA
- the LOC108817745 gene encoding autophagy protein 5, with translation MAANEEEAVKYVWEGAIPLQIHLHKSEVASHPAPPPALVLAPRIGYLPLLVPLIKPYFKDSLPPGEDSIWFDYKGFPLKWYIPTGVLFDLICAEPERPWNLTIHFRGYPSNVLIPCEGEDSVKWNFVNSLKEAAYIINGNCKNVMNMSQSDQEDLWTSVMNGDLESYTRLLPKLKMGNIEDEFSRKANLSSPQSRQGGTETDVAGQVKTARIPVRLYVRSVNKDFENLEDVPEIDTWDEISYLNRPVEFLREEGKCFTLRDAIESLLPEYSGDRAQTSGEEEADGSQETRGEVKLVRIQGIEVRLEIPFSWVVNNLMNPEFYLHISVLVKAPQR, from the exons atggCGGCGAATGAAGAAGAAGCGGTGAAGTATGTATGGGAAGGAGCAATTCCGCTGCAGATCCATCTCCACAAATCCGAAGTCGCTTCTCACCCTGCTCCTCCTCCTGCTCTC GTATTAGCACCTAGGATAGGGTACTTGCCTCTGTTAGTTCCTCTTATAAAGCCTTACTTCAAGGATTCACTTCCTCCTGGTGAAGATTCCATCTGGTTCGATTACAAAGGCTTTCCTCTTAAATG GTATATACCAACAGGTGTTCTTTTTGATCTCATATGCGCAGAACCTGAAAGACCTTGGAATCTCACC ATACACTTTAGGGGATATCCTAGCAACGTGCTGATTCCATGTGAAGGAGAAGATTCTGTCAAGTGGAACTTTGTTAATTCTTTGAAAGAG GCGGCGTATATCATCAATGGAAACTGCAAGAATGTTATGAATATGTCTCAGAGTGATCAAGAGGATCTATGGACCTCTGTCATGAACG GTGATCTTGAGTCCTACACAAGATTATTACCCAAGCTTAAAATGGGAAATATCGAAGATGAGTTTTCAAGAAAAGCAAATTTGTCATCTCCACAATCTCGACAAGGTGGGACTGAGACAGATGTGGCTGGACAAGTTAAGACAG CGAGGATTCCTGTTCGGCTGTATGTTCGAAGTGTCAATAAAGATTTCGAGAATCTTGAAGATGTACCTGAGATCGATACATGGGATGAGATCTCGTACTTGAATCGCCCTGTTGAGTTCCTCAGAGAAGAAG GGAAATGCTTTACTCTACGTGACGCCATTGAAAGTCTCCTCCCGGAGTACAGTGGAGACAGAGCTCAAACGAGTGGAGAAGAGGAAGCAGATGGGTCGCAGGAGACGAGGGGAGAAGTCAAACTGGTAAGGATCCAAGGGATAGAAGTGAGACTAGAGATACCGTTTTCATGGGTGGTAAATAACTTGATGAACCCAGAATTCTATCTCCACATCTCTGTTCTTGTGAAAGCTCCTCAAAGGTAA
- the LOC130497637 gene encoding uncharacterized protein LOC130497637 gives MVSLHHIHPRFSTAASSDYNRRRKSFHDVLLSMRFGLTRDLSLKRSLAIYYSLSRQQRHLKSPITMATKSEKTSTEEKDKKEEVSLPPPPPPEKPEPGDCCGSGCVRCVWDVYYEELQEYNKLSTSLPGQTKSN, from the coding sequence ATGGTTTCGTTGCATCATATCCATCCTCGATTCTCGACCGCGGCATCGTCGGATTACAATCGTCGCCGGAAAAGCTTCCACGATGTGCTTCTGAGCATGAGATTTGGATTAACGCGAGATCTCTCTCTGAAACGGTCCTTGGCCATTTACTATTCCTTATCTCGACAACAACGACACCTCAAGTCGCCCATCACCATGGCCACCAAGAGCGAGAAGACTTCCACGGAGGAGAAGGATAAGAAGGAGGAGGTTTCACTCCCTCCGCCTCCGCCGCCGGAGAAACCAGAGCCTGGCGACTGCTGCGGTAGCGGATGCGTGCGATGCGTTTGGGATGTGTATTACGAAGAGCTCCAAGAATACAACAAGCTTTCTACATCCCTTCCTGGACAAACTAAATCCAATTGA
- the LOC108817743 gene encoding uncharacterized protein LOC108817743: MADGEIRILRGYELRLLRCTVSPPLSPPESLLPDESRSETHPHDALIRSLLSSIEAGDYLGALASDAAGAILGDSELELVDSVESAGRVYSEILDRVESFVVGNDSSDEIDKARRAVVVMCLAISSAFWFTRCNLTGPTDRTVKCSLPFKVTESKELVEWENWAKIQLMSAGSDLLGKFSNLQHLVFARMLLLKLKDLLFETTSTETFELRTVSWWLVRVLLIHQRVLHERSSSLFEMLQVYMAEALDHFGALEKVEIYWDTTMFLQGEVSSITSTIHLEACVLQYIYGRIDPCRLQLESAKAASKLEFSVSGAFGFRTIHQVDPKAQMVLIANTSASNGDVMLASGKADVGPYEAWGGEAPEVYMTPKLVNDESEAGKDSATLKPVEQAMVLAQCLLIERGSRHNEMQRWDMAPYIEAIDSQKSTYFVLRCFCDLLRVRWESTRGRTKGRALEMMDKLVNAINKSDPEASERIPLCYAVHLPTIPALRKEYGELLVSCGLVGEAITIFESLELWDNLINCYCLLGKKSAAVDLINAQLSERPNDPRLWCSLGDVTIDDSCYEKALEVSNDKSVRAKRALARSAYNRGDFEKSKMLWEAAMALNSLYPDGWFALGAAALKARDVQKALDAFTFAVQLDPDNGEAWNNIACLHMIKKKSKESFIAFKEALKFKRDSWQMWENFSHVAMDVGNIDQAFEAIQKILSMSKNKRVDVVLLDRIMTELENRNSASLSVETEASSDELDERKPCAATPAETQRHLEMLGKIIQQIVRTESTSEIWGLYARWSRIKGDLMVCSEALLKQVRSYQGSELWKDRERFKKFARASLELCRVYMEISASTGSKRELFSAEMHLKNTIKQATVSFPESEELKELESCLAEVRNAMKKWEETTNTTNS, from the exons ATGGCCGACGGCGAAATTCGAATCCTACGCGGTTACGAGCTCCGTCTCCTCCGATGCACCGTATCTCCACCACTGTCACCTCCCGAGTCCCTGCTCCCCGACGAATCCCGATCCGAAACCCATCCTCACGACGCTCTTATAAGGTCCCTCTTGTCCTCGATCGAAGCTGGAGACTACCTCGGAGCTCTGGCCTCGGACGCCGCTGGGGCGATACTCGGAGACTCCGAGCTGGAGCTAGTCGACTCGGTCGAATCGGCGGGACGAGTCTACTCGGAGATTCTCGACAGGGTCGAGTCCTTCGTCGTGGGTAACGATTCGTCGGATGAAATCGACAAGGCTCGCCGCGCTGTTGTGGTGATGTGCTTAGCGATCTCGTCTGCGTTTTGGTTCACTCGCTGTAATTTGACTGG GCCGACAGATCGAACAGTGAAGTGTTCGTTGCCGTTTAAAGTAACAGAAAGTAAGGAGTTAGTGGAATGGGAGAACTGGGCAAAGATTCAGCTCATGTCTGCAGGCTCTGACTTGCTTGGAAAGTTTTCTAATCTCCAG CACTTAGTGTTTGCTAGAATGCTGCTGTTGAAGTTGAAAGATTTGCTGTTTGAGACAACTTCAACCGAAACGTTTGAACTGAGGACTGTTTCGTGGTGGCTTGTCAGAGTTCTACTTATTCACCAGAGAGTTCTACACGAGCGATCTTCATCTTTGTTTGAGATGCTGCAAGTCTATATGGCTGAGGCTCTTGACCATTTTGGAGCCTTGGAAAAAGTCGAAATCTATTGGGATACTACCATGTTCCTACAAGGCGAAGTTTCGTCCATAACGTCAACCATACATCTGGAAGCGTGTGTGTTGCAATATATTTATGGACGGATTGATCCTTGTCG GTTGCAGCTTGAATCTGCTAAAGCAGCATCAAAGCTCGAGTTCTCTGTTAGTGGGGCTTTTGGATTTCGTACGATTCACCAA GTAGACCCAAAGGCACAAATGGTATTGATAGCCAATACTAGTGCATCCAATGGGGACGTGATGTTGGCCTCTGGTAAAGCTGATGTTGGACCTTATGAGGCTTGGGGAGGTGAAGCACCTGAAGTATACATGACTCCCAAACTCGTGAACGATGAGAGTGAAGCTGGCAAAGATTCTGCGACCCTAAAACCAGTCGAACAGGCAATGGTTTTGGCTCAGTGCCTTTTAATTGAACGGGGTAGTCGGCACAATGAGATGCAAA GATGGGATATGGCTCCATACATTGAGGCGATTGATTCTCAAAAGTCAACATATTTTGTT CTACGGTGTTTCTGTGACTTACTACGTGTTCGTTGGGAATCAACTCGGGGTCGTACAAAGGGACGTGCCCTGGAGATGATGGATAAATTG GTTAACGCCATTAACAAGAGTGATCCTGAAGCATCAGAAAGAATCCCTTTATGCTACGCAGTCCATCTTCCCACCATTCCTGCTTTGAGGAA GGAATACGGTGAGCTACTGGTGAGCTGCGGTTTGGTTGGGGAAGCAATCACAATATTTGAGAGCCTGGAGTTGTGGGATAATCTAATTAACTGCTACTG CCTTCTGGGAAAGAAATCAGCGGCTGTAGATCTCATCAATGCACAGCTTTCTGAACGGCCAAATGACCCAAGACTATG GTGTTCACTTGGTGATGTTACGATTGATGACTCCTGTTATGAAAAAGCCCTGGAAGTGTCAAATGATAAGTCAGTTCGTGCTAAG CGCGCTCTGGCTCGCAGCGCATACAACCGTGGCGATTTTGAGAAGTCAAAGATGCTGTG GGAGGCTGCAATGGCCTTGAATTCTCTGTACCCGGATGGTTGGTTTGCTCTTGGTGCTGCTGCATTGAAG GCCAGGGATGTTCAAAAAGCACTTGATGCATTCACTTTTGCCGTCCAACTTGATCCTGACAATGGAGAGGCCTGGAACAACATTGCTTGTCT GCATATGATTAAGAAGAAGAGCAAAGAATCATTCATCGCATTCAAAGAAGCGCTTAAATTCAA GCGAGATAGCTGGCAGATGTGGGAGAACTTCAGCCATGTAGCTATGGATGTGGGAAATATTGATCAG gcCTTTGAAGCTATACAAAAGATACTGAGCATGAGCAAAAACAAGAGGGTCGATGTTGTTTTACTGGACCGTATAATGACAGAGTTAGAAAATAGGAATTCAGCATCTTTATCGGTTGAAACTGAAGCTTCTTCTGATGAATTAGATGAAAGAAAACCGTGTGCTGCGACACCAGCTGAAACTCAGCGTCACTTAGAGATGCTTGGGAAAATTATTCAGCAG ATTGTCCGAACAGAAAGTACATCTGAAATCTGGGGATTATATGCAAGATGGAGTAGAATCAAAGGAGATCTTATGGTATGCAGCGAGGCACTGTTGAAACAAGTGCGCTCATATCAG GGATCAGAACTGTGGAAAGACAGAGAGCGTTTCAAGAAGTTTGCAAGAGCGTCATTGGAGCTTTGCAGAGTGTACATGGAGATCTCAGCGTCCACAGGAAGCAAGCGAGAGCTCTTTAGTGCTGAGATGCATCTGAAGAACACAATCAAACAA GCCACAGTGAGTTTCCCGGAGAGTGAGGAACTGAAGGAGCTTGAAAGTTGCCTAGCGGAGGTGAGAAATGCTATGAAGAAGTGGGAAGAGACTACAAATACAACAAATAGTTAG
- the LOC108816721 gene encoding NAC domain-containing protein 86 — translation MAPVSLPPGFRFHPTDEELITYYLKRKINGREIELEIIPEVDLYKCEPWDLPGKSLLPSKDQEWYFFSPRDRKYPNGSRTNRATKGGYWKATGKDRRVSLRDRAIGTKKTLVYYRGRAPHGIRTGWVMHEYRLDETECEPTAFGMQDAYALCRVFKKIIIEAKPRDQQQQQHQPYAHTSSNISRSSSFDVGSDLEISSNTHQVPPYSNAAETQPPFGNANTVGNHDEWLQYLSHDMPLRFSNYGSPYGPYLNPSKVYTETDCGMLQHQMSLQPLQVENSVVQTSIFSNGMNQNGGQCGFSDFTFAASNPNHLYNNTVDDHLIHNGNLDEQLLSVGNSTWMNMSNENLKQSFIEDTEILPSFEENDQDLEYYGGSRTNTIDNIEIDEFFSFEDRIENTDKSNITLNSSGSEMIEEEIRVDHKMLVCTRQTPKVLYHQVVPSQILKIHINLIGGNEEGRLFMEEEGKDSWFQTAENVGKMKLKQIGLVAKHYYKCLTIIF, via the exons ATGGCTCCTGTCTCGTTACCTCCTGGTTTTAGGTTCCATCCAACGGATGAAGAACTAATCACATACTATCTCAAAAGAAAGATCAACGGTCGAGAGATTGAGCTAGAGATTATCCCCGAAGTAGACCTCTACAAGTGCGAACCATGGGACTTGCCAG GGAAATCATTGCTACCGAGCAAAGACCAAGAATGGTACTTCTTCAGTCCCCGGGACAGAAAGTATCCTAATGGCTCAAGAACAAACCGGGCAACAAAAGGCGGTTACTGGAAAGCCACTGGCAAAGACAGACGGGTGAGTCTGAGAGATCGAGCGATAGGAACCAAGAAAACACTAGTTTACTACCGTGGACGCGCCCCACATGGTATTAGAACTGGTTGGGTCATGCATGAATATCGCCTCGATGAAACCGAATGCGAACCTACTGCGTTCGGCATGCAG gaTGCATATGCTCTTTGCCGCGTTTTTAAGAAGATAATCATCGAAGCGAAACCACGAGATCAACAACAGCAGCAGCATCAGCCTTACGCCCACACAAGTTCGAATATAAGTCGTAGCTCAAGTTTTGACGTTGGTTCGGATCTTGAAATAAGTTCAAACACACATCAAGTTCCACCTTATAGTAACGCTGCCGAGACCCAACCGCCATTTGGAAACGCAAACACAGTCGGTAATCATGATGAGTGGTTGCAATACTTGTCACACGACATGCCTCTAAGATTTTCAAACTACGGATCTCCTTATGGACCATACCTCAATCCATCAAAG gtgtaTACAGAAACTGATTGTGGAATGTTGCAACATCAAATGTCACTGCAACCGTTACAAGTAGAAAACTCGGTGGTTCAAACCAGCATTTTCTCCAATGGAATGAATCAAAACGGCGGTCAATGCGGTTTCAGCGACTTTACCTTCGCTGCAAGTAACCCCAACCATCTATATAACAACACTGTTGATGATCATCTGATACACAACGGAAATCTCGATGAACAACTGCTCAGTGTTGGAAACTCGACATGGATGAACATGTCTAACGAGAATTTAAAACAg AGTTTTATAGAAGACACAGAGATTTTGCCAAGCTTCGAGGAGAATGATCAAGATCTTGAATATTATG GCGGATCTCGGACCAATACAATCGACAACATAGAAATCGACGAGTTTTTCTCGTTTGAAGACCGAATAGAAAACACCGACAAGTCAAACATAACTCTAAATTCTTCAGGATCCGAGATGATCGAAGAAGAGATTAGAGTAGATCATAAAATGCTCGTTTGCACACGTCAAACACCCAAAGTTTTATACCATCAAGTCGTACCGTCgcagattttgaaaattcacATTAATCTTATTGGAGGAAATGAAGAGGGAAGATTGTTTATGGAAGAAGAAGGCAAGGATTCTTGGTTCCAAACGGCTGAAAATGTTGGCAAGATGAAACTGAAGCAGATTGGTTTAGTTGCAAAACATTATTACAAATGTCTTACgattattttctga